Below is a window of Defluviimonas sp. SAOS-178_SWC DNA.
ATTCGTCGCGGTAGACGAACATCACGACGTCGGCGTCCTGCTCGATCGAGCCGGATTCCCGCAGGTCCGAAAGCTGCGGCCGCTTGTCCTCGCGGCTCTCGACCTGACGCGACAGCTGCGAAAGCGCCACGACGGGGATATTAAGTTCCTTCGCCAGGGCCTTGAGGCCCATGGAAATTTCGGCGATCTCCTGCACCCGGTTGTCGCCCTTGCCGGTGCCGCGCAGAAGCTGAAGGTAGTCGACCATCACGACATCCAGCCCGTGCGTCCGCTTCAGCCGGCGGCATCGCGCCGTGACCTGGCTGATCGGCAGCGCCGGCGTGTCGTCGATGTAGAGCGGGCAGGTCTCGAGCGCCTTCGCCGCCTCGACGAAGCGGCGGAACTCGGCCTCGGTCATGTCGCCGCGGCGAATGTTTTCCGACGGCACCTCGGACGCTTCGGAGAGGATCCGCGCCGCAAGCTGCTCCGACGACATTTCGAGCGAGAAGAAGCCGACGACGCCCCCCTCGACCGCGCCCTCGCTGCCGTCGTGACGCCGGCCGCGCTTGTAGGCCTTGGCGATGTTGAAGGCGATGTTGGTCGCAAGCGAGGTCTTGCCCATCGAGGGACGGCCCGCGAGGATCAGAAGGTCCGAAGGGTGCAGGCCGCCGAGCTTCTTGTCGAGGTCGACGAGCCCGGTCGACACCCCCGCCAGACCGCCCTCGCGCTGATAGGCGGCAAGCGCCGACTGCACCGCCTCGGTCGTGGCCTTCAGGAAGGAGACGAAGCCCTTTTCGGCGGTTCCCTGCTCGGCCAGCGTGTAAAGCCGCTGCTCGGCCTCGGTGATCTGGTCCTTCGGATCGTTGTCGACCTCGATCGTCTTGGCGCGGTCCGAGATATCCTGGCCCAGCCGGATCAGTTCGCGCCGGACGGCCAGCTCGTAGATCATCTGCGCATAGTCGCGCGCCGCGAAGGCAGAGATCGCGGCGCCGGCGAGCCGCGCCAGATAGGCGGGCCCGCCAAGCGC
It encodes the following:
- a CDS encoding replicative DNA helicase, translated to MNDVATIRAVPPQPENDALPHNIEAEQQLLGAVLTNNDIYDRIAALVKAEHFFEPVHARIFEIAVARIQKNALASPVTLKGYLEEDEGLKALGGPAYLARLAGAAISAFAARDYAQMIYELAVRRELIRLGQDISDRAKTIEVDNDPKDQITEAEQRLYTLAEQGTAEKGFVSFLKATTEAVQSALAAYQREGGLAGVSTGLVDLDKKLGGLHPSDLLILAGRPSMGKTSLATNIAFNIAKAYKRGRRHDGSEGAVEGGVVGFFSLEMSSEQLAARILSEASEVPSENIRRGDMTEAEFRRFVEAAKALETCPLYIDDTPALPISQVTARCRRLKRTHGLDVVMVDYLQLLRGTGKGDNRVQEIAEISMGLKALAKELNIPVVALSQLSRQVESREDKRPQLSDLRESGSIEQDADVVMFVYRDEYYKEREKPGDHELEKMAAWQEIMEQVHGKAEVIIGKQRHGPIGTVELSFEGRFTRFGNLVKPWQQAGGDGF